The Puniceicoccus vermicola sequence CCGCATTCTGGGCAGACCACCAAGATCACACCCAAGCGAAAGCTTTCCTGCGCGAACACGAATTGGAGGACCGCCAATTTCTCTGTGTCATCTCCCGCCTTCGCTACACTCCTTATTTCAAAATTCGCAATCGTCATCCCAGCGAAGAAGAGAGCAAACGGGACAAGATCAGCGAGGCCTACAAAAAGGCGGACCATGAACCCCTTCGCCATGCCATCATCTCCTGGGTCCGGTCCACTGGGATGAAGGTCCTCCTCTGCCCGGAGATGACCTATGAGATCGAGCTGACCAAGGAGCAGCTCCTGGATCCCCTGCCTGAGGATGTCCGCAAAAACGTCGTTTGGCGTAAGACCTACTGGCGTCCCGATGAGGCCACGAGCGTCTACGCACATTCTTTCGGCATCCTCAGCATGGAAATGCATTCACCCATCCTCGCGTTTTCGGTAGGTGCCCCGGGTTTCTACCTGCGATTGCCCACCGACACTTGCAAAGGGCAGATGTGGCGGGATATCGGCCTTCCCGAATGGATCTATGAAATCGAAGAATCCGACGGGACCGATCTTGCCCTCGGGCTAGCTCAATTGGTTGAAAATCCGGAGAGGACCCGATCAAAGTTGCAGCATGCCCAGTCTCGCGTGAAACATCTTCAAGGTGAATCAATGGCCATCGTTCGTGAAGCCGTGCTCTCTCACGTCCACTCTCTATAGTTCCTTCGTCTCAAACAACTCCGCTTCTCCCGCAAACCGTCCAGGCTCGTAGGATTTGACGAACGCTGCCTTTTTCAGAAAAAACGGGCGCTACGACACCGGTAAGCGGTTGGGTTTTTCCTGCGGATCGTTGATTCTTCGGCAGGGTTGCGCTATCCTCCCGATATGATCAAAGCGTACATGGCGAGCGGTAAGGGTGCCCCATTTGAGCTGTCGGAATATGATCCTGGCGAGCTGGGTAGGGATGAGGTCGAGATTCAGGTTGAATACTGCGGCGTCTGCCACAGTGATTTTTCCATCTGGAAGGACGAATGGGGAATGAGCGAGTATCCGCTCGTCGCCGGGCACGAGGTGGTTGGGACGGTCGCCGAGGTGGGTTCCGACGTGAAGCATCTCCATGAAGGTCAGAAGGTTGGGCTCGGCTGGATCTCCGGATCTTGCATGACCTGCCATACTTGCATGGAAGGGGATCACAATCTGTGTGAGAGCGCCGATCAGACGATTGTTGGTCGGCATGGCGGTTTTGCCGAACGCGTCCGAGCTCGGGCGGAATGGACGATTCCTCTTCCAGAAGATTTGGACTTTGCCAAGGCTGGGCCGCTTTTTTGCGGGGGGATCACCGTTTTTAACCCGTTGGTCATCAACGAGGTCCGGCCGACGGATCGGGTCGGCGTAGTCGGAATCGGTGGGCTTGGTCACTTGGCTCTGCAATTTGTCAATGCTTGGGGCTGTGAGGTGACCGCTTTTTCTTCCTCGGCGGATAAGAAGGAAGAGGCTTTGAAGTTGGGGGCTCATCGGTTCGTCTCGAGCAAAGATCCGAAAGAGGTTGAGGCTGTGGCGAATTCTTTGGACTTGATCCTCGTCACGATCAACGTGCCTCTCGATTGGGAACCATTTCTTGCCGCCCTTCGCGCCAAAGGAAAGCTTCACTTCGTCGGAGTGCTTCCCGAACTCCAGCTTCCTTTCTTCCCGTTGCTTGCGGGGCAAAAGAGTGTCGGTGGCTCACCCTTTGGCAGCCCAGCCACTCTCGCCAAAATGCTTGAATTCTGCGCAAGGCACGACATCGCTCCGATGGTCGAGGAGATGCCGATGAGCCAGATTAACGAGGCTTTCGAGAGATTGGAAGAGGGCAAACCTCGGTATCGAATCGTTCTCAAAAACGATATCTAGCCGGAGCCGGATCATGGCCTCGTTGCCAGAGGATCGGGAGGATTTGACGGTAAATAGGTCAAATCTTGGCGGGAACTTGGATTGGCGGGAAAGGTTTTTCTAGGAGAGGAGTGGCCAACTAGGTTTCGAGGAGCGCTCTTTTCGGAGCTTTTTCGCTGCGAAACCTAGCCGGAAAGCCTTACTAATCCCTCTGGAGGCACATTATTGACTGAAATAATAGTGGATCTGCATTTTTTTCTTCAATTCGTTGTTCAGGACTCCGATGATTCTTAGGATTGTTGGCTTCGTAAGTGGCCATGCATAAAACCCTTTTCTAATTCGACTATGGAACAACGATTTGAACGACCTAAGGCGCAAGGCCTTTACGATCCAAATAACGAGCGCGAAAACTGCGGTATCGGACTGATTGTGGACATGAAGGGGCGCCGGTCTCATGACATCGTCCAAGGTGCGTTGGAGATCTGCGTGAATCTCGATCACCGGGGCGGTTGCGGTTGCGACCCGATTACCGGAGATGGCGCCGGGCTTTTTATCCAGATTCCTGACAAGTTCCTCCGCAAGGTCTGCCGCATGGAGGGAGGCTTTGAGCTTCCCGAAGAAGGGGATTACGGTGCGGGTTTTGTTTTTCTCTCCAAGGATCCGGAAGAGCGGGCCGAGGAGGAGAAGACGATCGAGGAGATCGTCAAAGAAGAAGGTTTTTCTTTCCTCGGTTGGCGCGATGTGCCGGTACGCAGCGGGATCCTCGGGAAAGCCTCTGCCGATTGTGAACCGTTCATGCGTCAGTTCTTCATCGGGCGTGAGGATGTGGTCGAGCGGGGTCTGCCGTTTGAACGGAAGCTATACGTCATTCGCCGGATCGCAGCCCACCGGATTCGCTACCGGGGCGAGGATGAGGAGTCTATTTATTACATTAGCTCCCTTTCGAGCCGGACGATGGTCTACAAGGGGATGCTGACCACCGGGCAGCTCCAGGAGTATTTCCCGGATTTGAGCGATGAGGCGATGGAGTCGGCGATGGCGCTGACGCACTCTCGTTTCTCTACCAACACTTTCCCTAGCTGGCCGCGGGCTCAGCCTTTCCGCTACCTTTGCCATAACGGCGAAATCAACACCGTTCGTGGAAATGAGAATTGGCTCCATGCCCGGCAGATGCAGTTGGCATCGGAGGTTTTTGGGAAGGATTTCCGCAAGTTGCTCCCGATCATCCGCGAAGAAGGGTCGGACTCGCAAAAGTTCGACAACTGTTTGGAGTTCCTCGTCCTTTCCGGACGGAGTCTCGCCCACGCGATGATGATGATGATTCCTGAACCGTGGGAGCGTCACCGTCATATGCCACAGCATAAGCGTGACTTTTACGAATTCCACGCCTGCATGATGGAGCCTTGGGATGGCCCGGCTTCGATGGCGATTTCCGACGGGGTTCAAGTCGGTGCGACTCTGGACCGTAATGGTCTGCGCCCATCTCGTTACTACGTAACGTCTGACGATAAGGTGATTCTCGCGTCTGAAGTCGGGGTCTTGGCCGGAGTGGAGTCGAAGAATGTGGTCCAGAAAGGCCGTCTCGAGCCGGGTCGGATGTTCCTGATCGATATGGAGAAGGGCCGGATCGTCGGAGATGACGAGCTGAAGGAACAGATTGCCAGCGAGCATCCTTATGGGGAATGGTTGCGGGACAACTTGGTCGAAGCCGAGCGTCTTCCGGTTCCGAAAAAGGTGATCGCGGATGATTTTGAATCGATCGAGACGCGGCAGAAGGCTTTCGGGTACACCTTTGAGGATATGCGCTTTATCCTCGGTCCCAGTGCCGAGATTGGCAAACAGCCCTTGGGTTCGATGGGGAACGATGCGCCGCTGGCCGTGTTCTCCGACCAGCCGCAGCTACTTTACAACTACTTCAAGCAGCTCTTTGCGCAGGTCACCAATCCGCCGATCGATCCCATTCGGGAAGAGTTGGTCACCGCCAGTGTGACTTTCCTCGGTTCGGAAGGGGACCTGACTCGTCCGGGGCCCGAAAGTTGCCGGATGATCAAGTTGGAGTCTCCTTTGATCGACCGCCATCAGCTGCGGCAGTTGGTGGAGATCGACATGAAGGGCTTCAACTCTACCATCTTGCCGATTACCTTTTCCCCGCGGGTGGGAGGATTGGCCAGTGGACACAGCCAGAATTCCGAACCGGATATTTCTGAGAAAGGGTTGGAAGCTGCCATGGAGCAGCTCTTCGAGAATGCCGATGCGGCGATTGATGACGGGGTGAATATTCTTATCCTCTCAGATCGTAAGGTCGGGCCGAAGAAGGCTCCGATCCCGGCTCTCCTCGCCGTGGCTGGTCTTCACCACCACCTCGTGCGGCAGGGAACGCGCACGCGGGTATCCATCGTCTTGGAGTCGGGTGAACCCCGCGAAGTTCACCACTTCGCCCTTCTTTTGGGCTACGGGGCGGATGCCATCAATCCGTATCTCGCTCTGGAGAGTGTTCGTCACATGGTGGCGAATGACGACATCAAGGTGGGGCCGGACAAGGCTTGCCTCAATTTCCTGAAGGCAAACTTGAATGGCGTGATCAAGACGATGTCGAAGATGGGGATCTCGACCGTGGCTTCCTACCGCGGCGCACAGATCTTCGAAGCGATCGGTCTCAACCAGCTCGTGATCGATAAGTATTTCACCAAGACCGCCTCCCGTGTGGAGGGGATTGGAATTGAAGCGATCTCTCGCGAAACCGAAATCCGCCATTTCAGCGCTTTTGCTCCCCGGGGTGACAGCCGCGCGGTGGCTCTCAATTCCGGAGGGGTCTACCAGTGGAGAAAAGACGGTGAACGCCACCTCTTTAATCCGGTGACGATCCACAAGCTGCAAAAGGCAACCCGCCTCGGCGACTACGCGGTCTTCCGCGAGTATGCGGACATCATTGACAACCAGTCCAAGGAAACCTTCACCCTGCGGGGACTGATGGAGTTTCGCTTTGACGAATCGAAGTCGATTCCGGTTGAGGAAGTCGAGTCCGTCGACGCCATTGTCCGTCGTTTCAAAACGGGTGCTATGTCCTACGGGTCGATCTCGAAAGAAGCGCACGAATCGTTGGCCATTGCCATGAATCGCCTGGGAGGAAAGTCCAACACCGGTGAAGGTGGGGAAGATTCTGACCGCTTTACTCCGGATGAGAACGGCGACAGCCGTCGTTCGGCGATCAAGCAGGTGGCCTCTGGCCGTTTCGGGGTGACCAGTCACTATTTGGTCAATTCCGACGAGATTCAGATCAAGATCGTTCAGGGTGCCAAGCCCGGTGAAGGTGGAGAGCTGCCCGGACACAAAGTCCTCCCGCAGATCGCCAAGACACGGGGAACCACTCCAGGGGTCGGACTCATCTCGCCGCCGCCGCACCATGATATTTATTCGATTGAGGATCTGGCCGAGCTGATTCACGACCTGAAGAATTCCAATGTGAATGCTCGGGTGAACGTGAAGCTGGTCTCGGCAGTCGGGGTCGGAACGATTGCCGCCGGTGTCGCGAAGGCGAAGGCCGATGTTATTCTTGTCTCCGGCTACGATGGGGGAACTGGGGCGTCTCCTCGTTCCTCGATCCAACACGCCGGAGCTCCATGGGAGTTGGGTGTCGCCGAAACCAATCAGACTCTATTGCTCAACGACCTGCGCTCTCGCGTCGTGGTCGAGACGGATGGCCAGTTGAAGACAGGCCGCGACGTTGCCATCGCCTGCTTGCTCGGCGCCGAGGAGTTTGGTTTTGCGACCGCACCCCTCATCACCCTCGGGTGCTTGATGATGCGTGTTTGTCAAAAGAATACCTGCCCAGTTGGGATCGCGACGCAGAACCCTGAGCTTCGGAAGAAGTTCAATGGAGGAGCGGAGGCCGTTGAAAACTTCATGCGATTTGTGGCCGAAGATCTTCGCGGCGTTATGGCGAAGCTTGGTTTCCGCACGATCAATGAGATGGTCGGACGCGTCGACAAGTTGGAGCTACGCAAGGCTATTGATCACTGGAAGGCGAGAGGGCTGGATTACAGCAAGATCCTCTACCGTCCGTACGTCGGTAAGAATGTCGGCACCTATTGCCAGATGAAGCAGGACCACCTGCTTGATATTTCTCTCGATCGCACGGAAATTCTCAACCGCGCAAAGCCGGCGATTGAGGAGGGCAAACCAGTTGAGATGGATCTGCCTGTGATCAATACGAACCGGGTCGTCGGAACGATGACCGGAGCCGAAATCTCGAGAAAACATGGCGCTGAGGGTTTGCCGAATGACACGGTCCGCATCAACTTGACCGGTTCCGCGGGGCAGAGTCTCGGCGCGTTCTGTCCGAAGGGGATGACCTTCTCTGTGACCGGCGATACCAATGACTACCTCGGTAAGGGATTGTCTGGAGCTAAGATCATCGTCCGTCCGCCGGAAGATTCACCGTTTGTCGCCCGTGAGAACATCATTACCGGTAACGTCTGCTTCTATGGAGCAACGGCCGGAGAAGCCTACGTCGCCGGAATGGCGGGAGAGCGCTTCTGCGTTCGCAACTCGGGAGTTGAGGCGGTTGTTGAAGGAGTCGGCGATCACGCCTTGGAATACATGACTGGCGGGATGGTAATTAATCTCGGAACAACCGGACGTAATCTTGGTGCCGGGATGTCAGGTGGAGTCGCCTACGTCTACGACGAGTTGGGTGATTTCGTCGAGAAGCGCCTCAATGCCGAGATGGTCAATGTGTATCAACTCATCGAATGCAAGGATGAGGAGATCGAATTGGTGCGCTCAAAGATTGAGCGTCACGTCGAATACACCGGATCCGTTCACGGAAAAGCGATTCTCGACGAGTGGCCAGAGAGCGCTCAGCGCTTTTTGAAGATCATGCCTCAGGATTATGAACGTGTGCTGCAGGCACAGACCCGTGCCGAGGAGCGCGGACTCGAAGGAGACGCGGCCATCCTCGCTGCCTTCGAAGAAAACGTGATGGCGGGACACTAAGCCTCTCGCTGATCGAAATATTACAAATTAACGGGAACGACTGTTTATGGGAAAACCAACCGGATTTTTGGAGTTCGAGCGCAAGACGATCGCAGATCGCGATCCGATCCAGCGCTTGAAGGACTGGAACGAGACGCACGAAGGATTTGACGAGGGCAAGCTGAGA is a genomic window containing:
- the gltB gene encoding glutamate synthase large subunit, whose product is MEQRFERPKAQGLYDPNNERENCGIGLIVDMKGRRSHDIVQGALEICVNLDHRGGCGCDPITGDGAGLFIQIPDKFLRKVCRMEGGFELPEEGDYGAGFVFLSKDPEERAEEEKTIEEIVKEEGFSFLGWRDVPVRSGILGKASADCEPFMRQFFIGREDVVERGLPFERKLYVIRRIAAHRIRYRGEDEESIYYISSLSSRTMVYKGMLTTGQLQEYFPDLSDEAMESAMALTHSRFSTNTFPSWPRAQPFRYLCHNGEINTVRGNENWLHARQMQLASEVFGKDFRKLLPIIREEGSDSQKFDNCLEFLVLSGRSLAHAMMMMIPEPWERHRHMPQHKRDFYEFHACMMEPWDGPASMAISDGVQVGATLDRNGLRPSRYYVTSDDKVILASEVGVLAGVESKNVVQKGRLEPGRMFLIDMEKGRIVGDDELKEQIASEHPYGEWLRDNLVEAERLPVPKKVIADDFESIETRQKAFGYTFEDMRFILGPSAEIGKQPLGSMGNDAPLAVFSDQPQLLYNYFKQLFAQVTNPPIDPIREELVTASVTFLGSEGDLTRPGPESCRMIKLESPLIDRHQLRQLVEIDMKGFNSTILPITFSPRVGGLASGHSQNSEPDISEKGLEAAMEQLFENADAAIDDGVNILILSDRKVGPKKAPIPALLAVAGLHHHLVRQGTRTRVSIVLESGEPREVHHFALLLGYGADAINPYLALESVRHMVANDDIKVGPDKACLNFLKANLNGVIKTMSKMGISTVASYRGAQIFEAIGLNQLVIDKYFTKTASRVEGIGIEAISRETEIRHFSAFAPRGDSRAVALNSGGVYQWRKDGERHLFNPVTIHKLQKATRLGDYAVFREYADIIDNQSKETFTLRGLMEFRFDESKSIPVEEVESVDAIVRRFKTGAMSYGSISKEAHESLAIAMNRLGGKSNTGEGGEDSDRFTPDENGDSRRSAIKQVASGRFGVTSHYLVNSDEIQIKIVQGAKPGEGGELPGHKVLPQIAKTRGTTPGVGLISPPPHHDIYSIEDLAELIHDLKNSNVNARVNVKLVSAVGVGTIAAGVAKAKADVILVSGYDGGTGASPRSSIQHAGAPWELGVAETNQTLLLNDLRSRVVVETDGQLKTGRDVAIACLLGAEEFGFATAPLITLGCLMMRVCQKNTCPVGIATQNPELRKKFNGGAEAVENFMRFVAEDLRGVMAKLGFRTINEMVGRVDKLELRKAIDHWKARGLDYSKILYRPYVGKNVGTYCQMKQDHLLDISLDRTEILNRAKPAIEEGKPVEMDLPVINTNRVVGTMTGAEISRKHGAEGLPNDTVRINLTGSAGQSLGAFCPKGMTFSVTGDTNDYLGKGLSGAKIIVRPPEDSPFVARENIITGNVCFYGATAGEAYVAGMAGERFCVRNSGVEAVVEGVGDHALEYMTGGMVINLGTTGRNLGAGMSGGVAYVYDELGDFVEKRLNAEMVNVYQLIECKDEEIELVRSKIERHVEYTGSVHGKAILDEWPESAQRFLKIMPQDYERVLQAQTRAEERGLEGDAAILAAFEENVMAGH
- a CDS encoding polysaccharide pyruvyl transferase family protein, whose product is MNSVPTTQVEAISQSGSARPNVLIRSSWQTVNIGDIGHTPGLLKLLQHYFPEAQLILWAGDLSHGVGEMLAKEFPDVKIFCEPENGSGIPITAQGRELWEKSDYLIHGSGPYLVARPVVEEWVKSGRPFGVYGITLESFTPDLVELLSRADFLFCRDTISLRAARAAKIRPRILEFAPDAAFWADHQDHTQAKAFLREHELEDRQFLCVISRLRYTPYFKIRNRHPSEEESKRDKISEAYKKADHEPLRHAIISWVRSTGMKVLLCPEMTYEIELTKEQLLDPLPEDVRKNVVWRKTYWRPDEATSVYAHSFGILSMEMHSPILAFSVGAPGFYLRLPTDTCKGQMWRDIGLPEWIYEIEESDGTDLALGLAQLVENPERTRSKLQHAQSRVKHLQGESMAIVREAVLSHVHSL
- the ahr gene encoding NADPH-dependent aldehyde reductase Ahr, with product MIKAYMASGKGAPFELSEYDPGELGRDEVEIQVEYCGVCHSDFSIWKDEWGMSEYPLVAGHEVVGTVAEVGSDVKHLHEGQKVGLGWISGSCMTCHTCMEGDHNLCESADQTIVGRHGGFAERVRARAEWTIPLPEDLDFAKAGPLFCGGITVFNPLVINEVRPTDRVGVVGIGGLGHLALQFVNAWGCEVTAFSSSADKKEEALKLGAHRFVSSKDPKEVEAVANSLDLILVTINVPLDWEPFLAALRAKGKLHFVGVLPELQLPFFPLLAGQKSVGGSPFGSPATLAKMLEFCARHDIAPMVEEMPMSQINEAFERLEEGKPRYRIVLKNDI